The Bos indicus x Bos taurus breed Angus x Brahman F1 hybrid chromosome 25, Bos_hybrid_MaternalHap_v2.0, whole genome shotgun sequence genome has a window encoding:
- the TGFB1I1 gene encoding transforming growth factor beta-1-induced transcript 1 protein isoform X3 yields MPRSGALKERPPEPLTSPLTQMGPGESSGASGDKDHLYSTVCKPRSPKPAAPATPPFSSSCGVLGTGLCELDRLLQELNATQFNITDEIMSQFPSSKETAGEQKEDQSEDKKRPSPPPSPSPVLPKPSATSATLELDRLMASLSDFRVQNHLPASGPTPPPVPSSMSEDTPSPPGPTSKGSLDTMLGLLQSDLSRRGVPTQAKGLCGSCNKPIAGQVVTALGRAWHPEHFVCGGCSTALGGSSFFEKDGAPFCPECYFERFSPRCGLCNQPIRHKMVTALGTHWHPEHFCCVSCGEPFGDEGFHEREGRPYCRRDFLQLFAPRCQGCQGPILDNYISALSALWHPDCFVCRECFAPFSGGSFFEHEGRPLCENHFHARRGSLCATCGLPVTGRCVSALGRRFHPDHFTCTFCLRPLTKGSFQERAGKPYCQPCFLKLFG; encoded by the exons ATGCCAAGGTCAGGAGCTCTAAAAGAGCGGCCCCCAGAGCCCCTCACGTCTCCTCTGACACAG ATGGGGCCTGGGGAATCTTCAGGAGCCTCTGGGGACAAAGACCATCTGTACAG CACGGTATGCAAGCCTCGGTCCCCGAAGCCTGCAGCCCCTGCCACCCCTCCATTCTCCTCTTCCTGCGGTGTCTTGGGCACGGGGCTCTGTGAGCTAGACAGGTTGCTTCAGGAACTTAACGCTACTCAGTTCAACATAACAG aTGAAATAATGTCTCAGTTCCCATCTAGCAAGGAGACAGCAGGGGAGCAGAAGGAGGACCAGTCTGAGGACAAGAAAAGGCCCAGCCC ccctcccagcccctcccctgttCTCCCAAAGCCTTCAGCCACCTCAGCCACCCTGGAGCTAGACAGACTGATGGCCTCACTCTCTGACTTCCGTGTCCAGAACCAT CTTCCAGCCTCAGGGCCCACCCCACCACCAGTGCCAAGCTCCATGAGTGAGGACACCCCTTCCCCACCAGGGCCCACCAGCAAAGGCAGCCTGGACACCATGCTGGGGCTGCTTCAGTCTGACCTCAGCCGCCGTGGCGTTCCCACCCAGGCCAAGGGCCTCTGTGGCTCCTGCAATAAACCCATTGCTGGGCAA GTGGTGACGGCGCTTGGCCGTGCTTGGCACCCTGAGCACTTCGTTTGCGGTGGCTGTTCCACCGCCCTGGGAGGCAGCAGCTTCTTCGAGAAGGATGGAGCTCCCTTCTGTCCTGAGTGCTACTTCGAGCGCTTCTCTCCGCGATGTGGCCTCTGCAATCAACCCATCCGACAC AAGATGGTTACTGCCTTGGGCACCCACTGGCACCCGGAGCATTTCTGCTGCGTTAGTTGCGGGGAGCCCTTCGGAGATGAGG GTTTCCACGAGCGGGAGGGCCGCCCCTACTGCCGCCGGGACTTCCTACAGCTGTTCGCGCCGCGCTGCCAGGGTTGCCAAGGCCCCATTCTGGACAACTACATCTCGGCGCTCAGTGCGCTCTGGCATCCGGACTGTTTTGTCTGCAGG GAATGTTTCGCTCCCTTCTCGGGAGGCAGCTTTTTCGAGCACGAGGGCCGCCCGCTGTGCGAGAACCATTTCCACGCGCGGCGCGGGTCTCTGTGCGCCACGTGTGGCCTCCCGGTGACCGGCCGATGCGTGTCGGCCCTGGGCCGCCGCTTCCACCCGGACCACTTCACCTGCACCTTCTGCCTGCGCCCGCTCACCAAGGGCTCCTTCCAGGAGCGCGCGGGCAAGCCCTACTGCCAGCCCTGCTTCCTCAAGCTCTTCGGCTGA
- the TGFB1I1 gene encoding transforming growth factor beta-1-induced transcript 1 protein isoform X2, giving the protein MEDLDALLSDLETTTSHMPRSGALKERPPEPLTSPLTQMGPGESSGASGDKDHLYSTVCKPRSPKPAAPATPPFSSSCGVLGTGLCELDRLLQELNATQFNITDEIMSQFPSSKETAGEQKEDQSEDKKRPSPPPSPSPVLPKPSATSATLELDRLMASLSDFRVQNHLPASGPTPPPVPSSMSEDTPSPPGPTSKGSLDTMLGLLQSDLSRRGVPTQAKGLCGSCNKPIAGQVVTALGRAWHPEHFVCGGCSTALGGSSFFEKDGAPFCPECYFERFSPRCGLCNQPIRHKMVTALGTHWHPEHFCCVSCGEPFGDEGFHEREGRPYCRRDFLQLFAPRCQGCQGPILDNYISALSALWHPDCFVCRECFAPFSGGSFFEHEGRPLCENHFHARRGSLCATCGLPVTGRCVSALGRRFHPDHFTCTFCLRPLTKGSFQERAGKPYCQPCFLKLFG; this is encoded by the exons ATGGAGGACCTGG ATGCCCTTCTCTCTGACCTGGAGACCACAACCTCACACATGCCAAGGTCAGGAGCTCTAAAAGAGCGGCCCCCAGAGCCCCTCACGTCTCCTCTGACACAG ATGGGGCCTGGGGAATCTTCAGGAGCCTCTGGGGACAAAGACCATCTGTACAG CACGGTATGCAAGCCTCGGTCCCCGAAGCCTGCAGCCCCTGCCACCCCTCCATTCTCCTCTTCCTGCGGTGTCTTGGGCACGGGGCTCTGTGAGCTAGACAGGTTGCTTCAGGAACTTAACGCTACTCAGTTCAACATAACAG aTGAAATAATGTCTCAGTTCCCATCTAGCAAGGAGACAGCAGGGGAGCAGAAGGAGGACCAGTCTGAGGACAAGAAAAGGCCCAGCCC ccctcccagcccctcccctgttCTCCCAAAGCCTTCAGCCACCTCAGCCACCCTGGAGCTAGACAGACTGATGGCCTCACTCTCTGACTTCCGTGTCCAGAACCAT CTTCCAGCCTCAGGGCCCACCCCACCACCAGTGCCAAGCTCCATGAGTGAGGACACCCCTTCCCCACCAGGGCCCACCAGCAAAGGCAGCCTGGACACCATGCTGGGGCTGCTTCAGTCTGACCTCAGCCGCCGTGGCGTTCCCACCCAGGCCAAGGGCCTCTGTGGCTCCTGCAATAAACCCATTGCTGGGCAA GTGGTGACGGCGCTTGGCCGTGCTTGGCACCCTGAGCACTTCGTTTGCGGTGGCTGTTCCACCGCCCTGGGAGGCAGCAGCTTCTTCGAGAAGGATGGAGCTCCCTTCTGTCCTGAGTGCTACTTCGAGCGCTTCTCTCCGCGATGTGGCCTCTGCAATCAACCCATCCGACAC AAGATGGTTACTGCCTTGGGCACCCACTGGCACCCGGAGCATTTCTGCTGCGTTAGTTGCGGGGAGCCCTTCGGAGATGAGG GTTTCCACGAGCGGGAGGGCCGCCCCTACTGCCGCCGGGACTTCCTACAGCTGTTCGCGCCGCGCTGCCAGGGTTGCCAAGGCCCCATTCTGGACAACTACATCTCGGCGCTCAGTGCGCTCTGGCATCCGGACTGTTTTGTCTGCAGG GAATGTTTCGCTCCCTTCTCGGGAGGCAGCTTTTTCGAGCACGAGGGCCGCCCGCTGTGCGAGAACCATTTCCACGCGCGGCGCGGGTCTCTGTGCGCCACGTGTGGCCTCCCGGTGACCGGCCGATGCGTGTCGGCCCTGGGCCGCCGCTTCCACCCGGACCACTTCACCTGCACCTTCTGCCTGCGCCCGCTCACCAAGGGCTCCTTCCAGGAGCGCGCGGGCAAGCCCTACTGCCAGCCCTGCTTCCTCAAGCTCTTCGGCTGA
- the TGFB1I1 gene encoding transforming growth factor beta-1-induced transcript 1 protein isoform X1 yields the protein MGREVQSLRAPGLGSSGKGGVKRTLGPGTGKVVGKGDYDNALLSDLETTTSHMPRSGALKERPPEPLTSPLTQMGPGESSGASGDKDHLYSTVCKPRSPKPAAPATPPFSSSCGVLGTGLCELDRLLQELNATQFNITDEIMSQFPSSKETAGEQKEDQSEDKKRPSPPPSPSPVLPKPSATSATLELDRLMASLSDFRVQNHLPASGPTPPPVPSSMSEDTPSPPGPTSKGSLDTMLGLLQSDLSRRGVPTQAKGLCGSCNKPIAGQVVTALGRAWHPEHFVCGGCSTALGGSSFFEKDGAPFCPECYFERFSPRCGLCNQPIRHKMVTALGTHWHPEHFCCVSCGEPFGDEGFHEREGRPYCRRDFLQLFAPRCQGCQGPILDNYISALSALWHPDCFVCRECFAPFSGGSFFEHEGRPLCENHFHARRGSLCATCGLPVTGRCVSALGRRFHPDHFTCTFCLRPLTKGSFQERAGKPYCQPCFLKLFG from the exons atgggcagggaggtgcagagCCTGCGGGCGCCTGGGCTCGGGAGCTCTGGGAAGGGAGGAGTTAAAAGGACCCTGGGTCCAGGGACTGGGAAAGTAGTCGGGAAAGGAGATTATGACA ATGCCCTTCTCTCTGACCTGGAGACCACAACCTCACACATGCCAAGGTCAGGAGCTCTAAAAGAGCGGCCCCCAGAGCCCCTCACGTCTCCTCTGACACAG ATGGGGCCTGGGGAATCTTCAGGAGCCTCTGGGGACAAAGACCATCTGTACAG CACGGTATGCAAGCCTCGGTCCCCGAAGCCTGCAGCCCCTGCCACCCCTCCATTCTCCTCTTCCTGCGGTGTCTTGGGCACGGGGCTCTGTGAGCTAGACAGGTTGCTTCAGGAACTTAACGCTACTCAGTTCAACATAACAG aTGAAATAATGTCTCAGTTCCCATCTAGCAAGGAGACAGCAGGGGAGCAGAAGGAGGACCAGTCTGAGGACAAGAAAAGGCCCAGCCC ccctcccagcccctcccctgttCTCCCAAAGCCTTCAGCCACCTCAGCCACCCTGGAGCTAGACAGACTGATGGCCTCACTCTCTGACTTCCGTGTCCAGAACCAT CTTCCAGCCTCAGGGCCCACCCCACCACCAGTGCCAAGCTCCATGAGTGAGGACACCCCTTCCCCACCAGGGCCCACCAGCAAAGGCAGCCTGGACACCATGCTGGGGCTGCTTCAGTCTGACCTCAGCCGCCGTGGCGTTCCCACCCAGGCCAAGGGCCTCTGTGGCTCCTGCAATAAACCCATTGCTGGGCAA GTGGTGACGGCGCTTGGCCGTGCTTGGCACCCTGAGCACTTCGTTTGCGGTGGCTGTTCCACCGCCCTGGGAGGCAGCAGCTTCTTCGAGAAGGATGGAGCTCCCTTCTGTCCTGAGTGCTACTTCGAGCGCTTCTCTCCGCGATGTGGCCTCTGCAATCAACCCATCCGACAC AAGATGGTTACTGCCTTGGGCACCCACTGGCACCCGGAGCATTTCTGCTGCGTTAGTTGCGGGGAGCCCTTCGGAGATGAGG GTTTCCACGAGCGGGAGGGCCGCCCCTACTGCCGCCGGGACTTCCTACAGCTGTTCGCGCCGCGCTGCCAGGGTTGCCAAGGCCCCATTCTGGACAACTACATCTCGGCGCTCAGTGCGCTCTGGCATCCGGACTGTTTTGTCTGCAGG GAATGTTTCGCTCCCTTCTCGGGAGGCAGCTTTTTCGAGCACGAGGGCCGCCCGCTGTGCGAGAACCATTTCCACGCGCGGCGCGGGTCTCTGTGCGCCACGTGTGGCCTCCCGGTGACCGGCCGATGCGTGTCGGCCCTGGGCCGCCGCTTCCACCCGGACCACTTCACCTGCACCTTCTGCCTGCGCCCGCTCACCAAGGGCTCCTTCCAGGAGCGCGCGGGCAAGCCCTACTGCCAGCCCTGCTTCCTCAAGCTCTTCGGCTGA
- the ARMC5 gene encoding armadillo repeat-containing protein 5 → MAAAKSTPTDSLSFCLAQLTAAAGEGLGGRKDTATSETPLGRALLALRTRHVKAAGGIERFRARGGLRPLLALLRRAAAAGPAPSQAGAGSAPSSVESAASSGPAPSPGSAPSAASPATPSPPARLRKTLDLALSILANCCTEGACRAEVRRLGGILPLVTILQCVKTDSIQNRTARALGNLAMEPESCGDIHCAGAVPLLVESLTACQDSQCRQSVVRALRNLADSPQHRLALAQQGAVRPLAELLAAAPDPALTLALVRALLELSRGCSRACAEQLSLGGGLGPLVGLASHPKRAVREATILILANLCAQGLVRPALGNAGGVEVLLGELRRRRGLNGTSPASQQPLVRAVCLLCREAINRARLRDAGGLELLMGLLRDPRASAWHPRVVAALVGFLYDTGALGRLQALGLVPLLAGQLCGEAGDEEEEGREAASWDFPEERTPERAEAGSFRSLQSWLISEGYAAGPGDISPDWSPECCPPPPEPADLTSPTSLRTPRALRPPGRSPTASAAEEPWGREGPALLLLSRFSQAPDPSGALVTGPALCGLLAYVTGAPGPPSPRALRILARLTCNPACLEAFVRSYGAALLRAWLVLGVAPDDWPALRTRQARRSQHQHRELGEMLLQNLTVQAESPFGVGALTHLLLSGSPEDRVACALTLPFICRKPSLWRRLLLDQGGLRLLLSALTRPAPHPLFLFFAADSLSCLQGLVSPTGSPAILPAIPLDLDPPSPCLYEPLLGPAPMPAPDLHFLLDSGLRLPAQRAASATASPFFRALLAGSFAEAQMDLVPLRGLSPSAAWPILHHLHGCRGCGAALGPVPPPGQPLLGSEAEEALEAAGRFLLPGLEEELEEAVGRIHLGPQGGPESVGEVFRLGRPRLAAHCARWTLGPGQCPRKRALALVGLVEAAGEEAGPLTEALLAVVMGVESGGKGPSVDC, encoded by the exons ATGGCGGCTGCGAAGTCAACCCCCACGGACTCGCTCTCGTTCTGCCTCGCGCAGCTCACGGCGGCGGCCGGGGAGGGTCTAGGTGGGCGAAAGGACACAGCTACCAGCGAGACACCCTTGGGCCGTGCGCTCTTAGCCCTCCGTACGCGCCACGTCAAGGCAGCCGGGGGAATAGAGCGCTTCCGGGCACGCGGCGGGCTCCGCCCCCTTCTCGCGCTGCTACGGCGAGCGGCTGCAGCGGGCCCCGCCCCGTCCCAGGCTGGCGCAGGCTCCGCCCCCTCGTCGGTCGAGTCAGCGGCTTCTTCTGGCCCCGCCCCTTCGCCGGGCTCCGCCCCCTCTGCTGCGTCACCAGCGACACCCTCGCCACCAGCGCGCCTGCGCAAGACGCTGGACTTGGCGCTCAGCATCCTGGCCAACTGCTGTACTGAAGGGGCGTGCCGGGCTGAAGTGCGCAGACTCGGAGGCATTCTCCCATTGG TGACTATTCTTCAGTGTGTGAAGACAGACAGCATCCAGAACCGAACCGCCCGTGCTCTGGGGAACTTAGCCATGGAACCTGAGAGCTGTGGGGACATCCACTGTGCTG gtgctGTTCCCCTGCTCGTGGAGAGCCTGACAGCCTGCCAGGACTCCCAGTGCCGCCAGAGTGTGGTCCGCGCCCTCCGCAACCTGGCGGACTCACCCCAGCACCGCCTGGCCCTGGCCCAGCAGGGAGCGGTACGCCCACTGGCTGAACTTCTGGCTGCAGCACCAGATCCCGCGCTGACCTTGGCCTTGGTCCGTGCCCTCCTAGAGCTGAGTCGAGGCTGCTCCCGGGCCTGTGCTGAGCAGCTCAGTCTGGGTGGGGGACTCGGCCCACTGGTCGGCCTGGCCTCCCATCCCAAAAGAGCCGTGCGTGAGGCCACCATCTTGATCCTCGCCAACCTGTGCGCCCAGGGCCTGGTGCGGCCTGCCCTGGGCAATGCTGGGGGCGTGGAGGTGCTGTTGGGTGAACTCCGTCGGCGCCGGGGCCTCAACGGGACAAGCCCAgcctcccagcagcccctggtGCGGGCCGTGTGTCTGCTGTGCCGGGAGGCTATCAACCGGGCCCGGCTGCGAGATGCCGGGGGCTTGGAGCTGTTGATGGGCTTGCTGCGGGATCCCCGTGCCAGCGCCTGGCACCCTCGTGTGGTGGCTGCCCTCGTGGGCTTCCTATATGATACAGGGGCCCTGGGCCGGCTTCAGGCTCTGGGATTGGTACCTCTCCTGGCTGGGCAGCTGTGTGGTGAGGCTGGCgatgaggaagaagaaggaagagaagctgcctcctgggacttccctgaggagAGGACCCCAGAGCGGGCAGAGGCGGGAAGCTTCCGAAGCCTCCA GTCCTGGCTGATCTCCGAGGGTTATGCTGCAGGCCCGGGAGACATCTCTCCCGACTGGTCCCCGGAGTGCTGTCCGCCTCCGCCAGAACCGGCCGATCTGACCAGCCCCACCTCGCTGCGGACGCCCCGCGCCCTGCGCCCGCCCGGCCGCAGCCCCACCGCCTCTGCCGCCGAGGAGCCCTGGGGCCGCGAGGGGCCGGCACTGCTGTTGCTGTCGCGCTTCTCCCAGGCTCCCGACCCCAGCGGGGCGCTGGTGACCGGCCCGGCCCTGTGCGGCCTGCTGGCCTACGTGACGGGCGCGCCGGGCCCGCCGAGCCCCCGCGCTCTGCGCATCCTGGCGCGGCTCACCTGCAACCCCGCCTGCCTCGAGGCCTTCGTGCGCAGCTACGGGGCGGCGCTACTGCGCGCCTGGCTGGTGCTCGGCGTTGCCCCCGACGACTGGCCGGCGCTGCGCACCCGGCAGGCCCGCCGCAGCCAGCACCAGCACCGGGAGTTGG GTGAGATGCTGCTGCAGAACCTGACTGTGCAAGCTGAGTCGCCCTTCGGAGTGGGAGCCCTCACCCACCTGCTGCTCTCTGGGAGCCCGGAGGACCGTGTGGCCTGCGCCCTGACCCTGCCCTTCATCTGTCG GAAGCCCTCTCTGTGGCGCCGGCTACTTCTGGACCAGGGCGGCCTCCGGCTCCTCCTCTCGGCGCTTACCCGGCCCGCTCCGCACCCACTCTTTCTCTTTTTCGCCGCAGATTCCCTTTCCTGCCTCCAAGGCCTGGTGTCTCCCACGGGGAGCCCAGCCATCCTACCTGCAATCCCCTTGGACCTAGACCCACCCTCCCCTTGCCTCTATGAACCTCTGCTGGGCCCAGCCCCCATGCCAGCCCCCGACCTCCACTTCCTGCTGGACTCAGGCCTCCGGCTCCCTGCCCAGCGAGCCGCCTCAGCCACTGCCTCCCCTTTCTTCCGGGCCCTGCTGGCTGGCAGCTTTGCCGAAGCCCAAATGGACCTAGTGCCCCTCCGAGGCCTGTCGCCCAGCGCGGCCTGGCCCATCCTGCATCACCTGCATGGCTGCCGGGGCTGTGGGGCCGCCCTGGGGCCTGTACCTCCGCCAGGCCAGCCCCTGCTGGGCTCCGAAGCTGAGGAGGCTCTGGAGGCCGCTGGCCGTTTCCTGCTgccagggctggaggaggagctggaagAAGCTGTGGGCCGCATCCACCTGGGACCCCAGGGTGGCCCAGAGTCAGTGGGGGAGGTGTTCCGCCTGGGCCGGCCGCGGCTGGCTGCCCACTGCGCACGCTGGACCCTTGGGCCGGGGCAGTGCCCCCGGAAGCGGGCCCTGGCTCTGGTGGGGCTTGTGGAAGCTGCTGGCGAGGAGGCTGGGCCCCTGACCGAGGCCTTACTGGCTGTGGTGATGGGGGTGGAGTCAGGGGGCAAGGGTCCCAGCGTAGACTGTTGA